Proteins co-encoded in one Candidatus Neomarinimicrobiota bacterium genomic window:
- the ribE gene encoding 6,7-dimethyl-8-ribityllumazine synthase, producing the protein MAKVHEGQLDAKGRRIAVVVGRFNELVSSKLVQGAKDCFLRHGGAEEDFEIYWVPGSYEIPYTAKQVANLEKFDAIVCLGAVIRGGTPHFDYIASEAAKGVAQVGLDSPIPVIFGILTTDTVEQAIERAGTKAGNKGWDAALTAVEMINLQSEHL; encoded by the coding sequence ATGGCAAAGGTACATGAAGGGCAACTTGATGCGAAGGGACGGCGGATTGCAGTTGTGGTCGGGCGATTTAATGAGTTAGTTTCTTCGAAACTAGTCCAGGGCGCGAAGGACTGTTTTCTCCGGCACGGTGGTGCAGAAGAGGATTTCGAGATCTACTGGGTGCCGGGATCATATGAAATTCCGTATACTGCGAAACAGGTCGCAAACCTGGAAAAATTTGATGCCATCGTCTGCCTGGGGGCTGTTATCAGGGGTGGAACACCCCATTTTGATTATATCGCCAGTGAGGCGGCTAAGGGAGTTGCGCAGGTCGGATTAGACTCCCCGATCCCGGTTATCTTTGGAATTCTGACCACCGATACCGTTGAACAGGCCATTGAACGCGCCGGGACAAAAGCTGGAAACAAAGGCTGGGATGCGGCGTTAACAGCAGTTGAAATGATTAATCTTCAGAGCGAGCATCTCTAG
- the add gene encoding adenosine deaminase produces MKLSTEIFRRLPKADLHCHLDGSLRIETILDLAEKSGVELPSSDPDILRKAVSVSDENESLEQYIEKFDITLSVLQTPEALERAAFELAMDAAEENTRYLEVRYSPVLHTDRGMRETETIDAVLRGLRRAESEFDIRTGVIVCGIRSISPDVSLRLAELAVAYKGKGVLGFDLAGAEENYPAKHHREAFYLTLNNNINTTLHAGEAFGPESIHQALHYCNAHRIGHGTRLKEDGDLLNYVTDHRIPLEICLTSNVQTKSVPSFERHPIRLYYDYDVRVTINTDNRLISNTTLSREYELAHEYYGFTIEDFKEIIINGFKSAFLPYRERKNMIQEVLDELEEYK; encoded by the coding sequence ATGAAACTCAGCACAGAAATATTTCGCAGGCTGCCCAAAGCCGATCTTCATTGTCATCTGGATGGTTCTCTTCGAATTGAGACAATACTCGATTTAGCGGAGAAAAGTGGGGTCGAACTCCCCAGCAGCGATCCTGATATATTGCGCAAAGCAGTATCGGTAAGTGACGAGAATGAATCGCTGGAACAATACATTGAAAAGTTCGATATCACGTTGTCGGTATTACAGACGCCGGAAGCCCTGGAGCGGGCGGCATTCGAACTCGCCATGGATGCCGCAGAAGAGAATACGCGTTACCTCGAAGTCCGGTATTCACCGGTACTGCATACAGACCGGGGTATGCGTGAAACGGAGACTATTGATGCGGTACTGCGGGGACTTCGACGCGCAGAATCGGAATTCGACATCCGCACCGGAGTTATTGTCTGCGGGATCCGGAGCATCAGCCCGGATGTATCGTTACGCCTGGCTGAACTTGCCGTCGCTTACAAGGGGAAAGGTGTACTTGGATTCGACCTGGCAGGAGCAGAAGAGAATTATCCGGCCAAGCACCACCGGGAAGCATTTTATCTGACATTAAACAATAATATTAATACCACGCTCCATGCCGGTGAAGCATTTGGTCCGGAAAGTATCCATCAGGCACTCCACTATTGTAATGCCCACCGAATTGGTCACGGCACCCGGCTGAAAGAGGACGGCGATTTGTTGAATTACGTGACCGATCACCGGATCCCACTGGAAATTTGTCTGACCAGCAATGTGCAAACAAAGAGTGTTCCCAGTTTTGAACGACATCCGATCCGACTGTATTATGACTATGACGTCCGGGTAACTATTAACACAGATAACCGGCTGATTTCCAACACGACTTTATCCAGAGAATATGAACTGGCTCATGAATACTACGGCTTTACTATCGAAGACTTCAAAGAGATCATCATCAACGGATTCAAAAGCGCCTTCCTGCCATATCGTGAACGGAAAAACATGATCCAGGAAGTACTGGATGAGCTGGAAGAATATAAATAA
- a CDS encoding bifunctional 3,4-dihydroxy-2-butanone-4-phosphate synthase/GTP cyclohydrolase II, whose product MEFSTIEQAIDTFRNGGFVIVVDDQDRENEGDFIMAAEKITPETVNFMAREGRGLICVPITEDRAVELSLEPMEHENTAIHQTSFTVSVDYRKGTTTGISAQDRAKTIAALVENEVAPEDFARPGHVFPLVAKEGGVLHRAGHTEAAVDLARLAGLKPAGVLCEIMAKDGSMARLPELREMAEEFDIPLITIADLIEYRRHREKLVQFVQQVNLPTNNFGEWELRLYQTELDKNDHIVLVKGDINPEDPVLVRVHSECLTGDVFGSQRCDCGDQLNEAMRIINDEGAGVVLYLRQEGRGIGLKHKILAYKLQEEGYDTVEANVELGFSPDLREYGIGAQILTDVGVRRMRLLTNNPHKYIGLTGYGLELEERVPLEIKSNKNNREYLKTKRDKMGHLLQMADLDE is encoded by the coding sequence ATGGAATTCAGTACCATTGAGCAAGCCATTGACACCTTTCGCAATGGGGGATTCGTGATCGTTGTTGACGATCAGGATCGTGAAAACGAAGGGGACTTCATTATGGCTGCCGAAAAAATTACGCCGGAGACCGTTAACTTTATGGCCAGGGAGGGCCGGGGCCTAATCTGCGTTCCCATAACAGAAGACCGGGCGGTCGAGTTATCTCTGGAGCCGATGGAGCATGAAAATACGGCAATTCACCAAACCTCATTTACGGTGAGCGTGGATTATCGAAAGGGAACGACTACCGGCATTTCCGCACAGGATCGGGCTAAAACTATTGCGGCATTGGTGGAGAATGAAGTTGCACCGGAAGATTTTGCGCGACCGGGACATGTATTCCCGCTGGTGGCAAAAGAAGGCGGAGTGCTGCACCGGGCAGGCCATACGGAAGCGGCGGTTGATCTCGCACGGTTAGCTGGCTTAAAACCCGCAGGAGTCCTTTGCGAAATTATGGCGAAAGACGGCAGTATGGCTCGATTACCCGAATTGCGGGAGATGGCGGAAGAATTCGATATCCCCCTGATTACGATTGCGGATCTCATCGAATACCGACGCCATCGTGAGAAGCTGGTGCAGTTTGTTCAGCAGGTCAATCTGCCGACCAATAATTTTGGAGAATGGGAACTGCGTCTCTATCAAACCGAATTAGACAAAAATGACCATATTGTGCTGGTAAAAGGGGACATCAACCCGGAGGATCCTGTGTTAGTGCGCGTCCACTCCGAATGCCTTACCGGGGACGTCTTTGGTTCCCAGCGATGTGATTGCGGAGACCAGTTAAACGAAGCGATGCGTATAATCAATGACGAAGGAGCCGGTGTAGTGTTATACTTGCGTCAGGAAGGTCGGGGCATCGGACTGAAGCATAAAATTCTGGCCTATAAACTCCAGGAAGAGGGCTACGATACGGTGGAGGCTAACGTGGAGTTGGGATTTTCTCCGGATCTCCGGGAATACGGGATCGGTGCGCAAATTCTTACTGACGTGGGAGTCAGAAGAATGCGTCTGCTGACCAATAATCCGCACAAATATATCGGATTAACAGGGTATGGGCTTGAACTCGAGGAACGGGTGCCGCTGGAAATTAAATCCAACAAGAATAACAGGGAATATTTAAAAACCAAACGGGACAAGATGGGCCATCTGTTGCAGATGGCTGATCTGGACGAGTGA
- a CDS encoding riboflavin synthase, with the protein MFTGIIEEKGTVKRFQRRGERFDLDISATQVLDNMKIDDSISVNGVCLTVIRVDNDGFGAQVVPQTVQKSAIGDIRPGDAVNLERALAAGDRFGGHFVQGHVDGVGEIQSISRDEDHATMSVSIPEELSKFCVDQGSIAIDGISLTIASLENTIVKIAVIPHTLKQTTLGERGPGDRVNIEIDMLSKYVRRHLQGADESSITMDWLREQGY; encoded by the coding sequence ATGTTTACGGGAATCATTGAAGAAAAGGGCACCGTCAAACGCTTCCAGAGAAGAGGAGAGCGTTTTGATCTGGACATATCGGCGACACAGGTCCTGGATAATATGAAGATCGACGACAGCATTAGCGTAAACGGTGTGTGTCTCACGGTTATCCGGGTGGACAATGATGGATTTGGCGCTCAGGTTGTCCCGCAGACGGTGCAAAAGTCCGCAATTGGCGACATTCGGCCGGGAGACGCTGTAAATCTGGAACGGGCGCTGGCCGCCGGCGATCGGTTCGGTGGACATTTTGTGCAGGGACATGTGGATGGCGTGGGAGAAATCCAAAGCATTTCAAGAGACGAAGATCATGCAACGATGAGCGTAAGCATCCCGGAAGAACTGTCGAAATTTTGTGTGGATCAGGGCAGTATCGCTATCGATGGAATCAGCCTGACTATTGCATCACTGGAAAACACGATTGTCAAAATTGCGGTTATCCCGCACACCCTGAAGCAGACCACACTTGGGGAGCGGGGACCCGGTGATCGGGTAAATATAGAAATTGATATGCTCAGCAAATACGTCCGGAGGCACCTGCAGGGTGCGGACGAGTCTTCCATAACTATGGACTGGCTGAGGGAACAGGGGTATTAG
- a CDS encoding DUF84 family protein: MIVGIGSRREPKVEAVHSVFAQLTEKYPDIAESTFYPRDVNSGTQETPVTIEQLMNGAYNRVQHLKSQLTSEGIEADVFIGLEGGTHQKVHHGQRFTFLQSWAYVETPRFDGYGSSGNLMLPEVITSALYEEERSLGRVIDEFIGKSGIRNNEGTFGVLTDGFIPRQHSFETALFFALAPLYNSRRYH; this comes from the coding sequence ATGATAGTCGGTATCGGTAGCCGGCGGGAGCCGAAAGTCGAAGCAGTCCACTCCGTCTTTGCTCAGCTAACCGAAAAATACCCTGATATAGCAGAGAGCACCTTCTATCCCAGGGATGTGAACTCCGGTACGCAGGAAACTCCAGTTACTATTGAACAGCTAATGAACGGTGCCTACAACCGCGTTCAGCACCTGAAATCTCAGTTGACATCCGAAGGTATAGAAGCAGATGTATTTATCGGGCTTGAGGGCGGCACGCATCAGAAAGTGCATCACGGCCAACGTTTTACCTTTCTGCAAAGCTGGGCGTACGTCGAAACTCCCCGCTTTGACGGCTACGGAAGTTCCGGTAATCTAATGCTGCCGGAAGTCATCACCAGTGCGCTATACGAGGAAGAACGTAGCCTCGGCCGGGTCATTGATGAATTTATCGGCAAAAGTGGTATCCGGAATAACGAGGGAACGTTCGGTGTCCTTACCGATGGCTTTATTCCCCGTCAACATTCGTTCGAGACAGCCCTGTTTTTCGCGCTGGCGCCGCTTTACAATTCCAGAAGATACCATTGA